From Nocardia sp. NBC_00416:
GAGAGGCGAATGCCGTAGCGGTAGAGGTCGATACGAATCTCACCGGTGAAGGCTTCGGCCGCGGTGCCGATCAGCCGCTGTTCCAGAACGGGGGCGATCGCACGGAGCAGGGCGGGCGCGTCGGGCACCCGCAGGAACCAGCCGATCTCGGGCGGACGCCGGACGAGCAGGTCGCCGAGCACCTCGTAGGCAGGGTGCTCCCGGCCGAGCCACAGCAGGTAGCTCTCCGGAGACTCCTGGCCGGGGAGGGTGAGTTGCCGGAGCACGCTGGGAACGACCTCGAACCACGAGACGCCCGGCCTCAATTCGAAGCGGGCGATCGATACGGCCGGCTCCGGGCACGGTAATCCGGGCAGCCAGCTGGGGATCGGAAAGCTGGGGGTGCCGCCATAGCCGAGTACCACGTATCCGACTGGCCCGGTGGCCATCTCGATGATCAGGATGTCGCTGTGGACCATGCTGTCGGCGCTGCGCCCGCCCAGCTCGTGCCGCCAGTGAACCTCGTCGCGCACGCACGCCAATAATCCCCGGCTCATCGCCCGGGCTTCGGTGTCCATGAGAAACGCGATGTCGTCGACTGTCGCGGGCCGCGGCGCTACCGGCTCGCCGCCGGTAGCGACGGGAAGATCCCGCAGGTATCCACCGCGGCCGGCCCGTTGGGTGATCGCGGGCAGTAGACCTGTGTCACCGCGGAAGGACAGGATGTCGGTGATCCCCTGGATCAGGTCTCCGCGCCGCGTGCTCGCCTCGAGCAGGGCGTTCAGCTGTATCTTCGACAGGCCGTAGCCCCGATGGTCCGGCCGGGTGGCCGCCAGTTCCAGGAGCCCGACACCGAGGGGCACCCCCGCGTAGGACCAGGTCTGCGGGACCATCAGGAAGCTGGACACCAGTTCGCCGTGTCGATCCTGCACCACGAACATATCGTCGGCGCCGATCGTGGGATGCCCCTTGTCGAACAGGTCCCGCTGCCAGCGCCGGACGGCGGCGTTCGGGCTGCCGTCCGGGGCCGCGTGCACGGCGGCCAGCAGATCGCCCAGCGCATCGCGGTCTCCCGGTACGGCGTGACGCAACTGCAGACCGTCCGCAAGCTCCCGTGGGAGCCGTGCCGGGGTGGGTGGTCGCTCGTCGGACATGGTTCCTCCAGTGGGCTGGGGCAATGTGCTGACCTTCCGGTCCGTGGGTCAGCCGACAGGGCCCGCGGAGTGATGCGGACATGACAGAGTTCCGGGCCCCGCGCCGACCGCCGGAGCGACGGCAGGGCGTCCCAGGGTCACCGGCAAAGTGTCGAGACCGCGGACGTAGCCGCGCCGGCGTTCGGGCTCTCCGGCGAGCTCGAGCCGGGGAAACCGGCGGCTCAGTTCGGCGAAGTACACCTCCAGCTCGGTCTGGGCGAGTGCGTTGCCCAGGCATACGTACGCGCCGCCGCCGAAGGTCAACGGCCGCGGCCCGGCGCGCTGGATATCGAACCGGTCCGGGTTCTCGTACACCTCGGGGTCCCGGTTGGCGGAGCCGAGCAGCGGCGCGATCACCGAGCCGCCGGGAACCTCGACCGCACCGATCTGCACCGGCCGGTCGGTCACGCGTATCACTCGGTGCAGCGCGCAGTCCCAGCGCAGCGCCTCGCTCACCGCGCCCGCCGCCCGCGCGGGGTCGTCGCGGAGCAGGGCGTACTGGCCGGGATCGGAGAGCAACGCGTAGGTACCGGTGCCGATGGTCAGCGTGGTGGTTTCGAAGCCGGCGGTGAACAGCAGGATGACGAGGCTGAGCAGCTCGTCTTCGGTGAGCCGGTCACCGTCTTCGTCGGATGCCGCGAGCAGACCGGAGGCCAGGTCGTCGGCCGGATGCTCGCGTCGATATCGCAGCAGCTCGGTGAAGTAGTCGCGCACCTCCACCATGGCGGCGTCCGCGCGGGCCAGGGTCGCGTCGTCGACGACCAGATCCATCACCCGGAGAATATCGCCGAAAACCCAGCGGAACCTCGGCAGATCGGTGTCGGGCACCCCCACCAGGGACGCGATGACCGCTACCGGTAGCCGGAATCCGACCACGTCCTGGAGATCCACCACGGTGTCGCCCGAGCCTTGTTCCTCGAGTGTGTCGAGCAGCCCGGTGACCACCTGCTGTATCGCGGGCACCAGGGATTCCACTCGACGCTTGGTGAAGGCCTTGTTCACCAGCCGCCGGATCCGCGCATGACTCGCATGGCCCTCGAACGGCAGGCTGGTGAAACACCAGACGGCCGCCGGATGAGCCCGCCAGTCGGGCAGGATGCGGTCGTGCCACTGATGATCGGGAACGCGCACCTGCGGACTGCTCAACACCCGGTGACAGTCCTCGTACCGGCTGATCAGGTACATGTCCAGTGCATCGTCGAAGAACACCGGCGCGGACCGGCGCAGCTGAGCGTAGGCCGGGAACGGGTCCTGCGGCGCGCCGGCGAGAGTGCCGACCGCCGCCGCTGCCTTCTCCAGATCGGACATCAAATCCTCTTCATACGACAGAGATCGGAAATACGGATGACGGGATGACGCGTGCCGGACAGTCCGACCGCAGCGCCGCGTACGAGTTCGATGTCAGTCCCCGTCCGCCCGGGCCGGGACGGGTCGACCGGCCTTGAGGACCGCCTTCGCCTGCCCGAGGACGGCGGGATCCGCGGTCGGATCGGCGGGCACGACGCTCACATCAGCGGTGGCGCCGGGGCGCAACGGCGCTCCCGTGATCGCCCGCAGTATCTCGACAGGGCTCAGCCCGGCATCGGTGAGCGCGGCGATCTCGCGGATGTTCACCCCGATCGGCAGGGGGCCGTTGCCGAGGTCCGTGCCGTACCGCACCGTGCCTCCCGCGCTGTGGAAACGACGCAGGTTGTGCAGGGCGGTGCGACGGTCTCGGGTGTGCTCGCCCCACCCGTGGATATCGATCGTGGAGACGATCGTCGTATCGCGGGCCAGGTCCGCGACGAGGCTGTCGTCGAGCTCTTCGGTCCACGGCGTATGCGCGAGCACCCGGACCCCGGCCAGATACGCTCGCCGCGTTTGACCGTGGCCCTGAGTGTGCGCGGTGACCGGGATGCCGTGGGCGCGCGCCGCACCGACGACGGCATTCAAGGTGGCGTCGTCGACGACCGGCCCGGCCTCCGAGTTGAGCGTGACCTTGATCGTCGCGGGGCGACGCGCGACGAGCGACTCGACAGCCCGGATC
This genomic window contains:
- a CDS encoding GNAT family N-acetyltransferase, translating into MSDERPPTPARLPRELADGLQLRHAVPGDRDALGDLLAAVHAAPDGSPNAAVRRWQRDLFDKGHPTIGADDMFVVQDRHGELVSSFLMVPQTWSYAGVPLGVGLLELAATRPDHRGYGLSKIQLNALLEASTRRGDLIQGITDILSFRGDTGLLPAITQRAGRGGYLRDLPVATGGEPVAPRPATVDDIAFLMDTEARAMSRGLLACVRDEVHWRHELGGRSADSMVHSDILIIEMATGPVGYVVLGYGGTPSFPIPSWLPGLPCPEPAVSIARFELRPGVSWFEVVPSVLRQLTLPGQESPESYLLWLGREHPAYEVLGDLLVRRPPEIGWFLRVPDAPALLRAIAPVLEQRLIGTAAEAFTGEIRIDLYRYGIRLSFDNGILRAVERWPGHSRRASDASLPEQMFHQIVFGHATWDELARAFPDSRLQTTRGSVLLPLLFPVQSSDIWPLI
- a CDS encoding cytochrome P450, which codes for MSDLEKAAAAVGTLAGAPQDPFPAYAQLRRSAPVFFDDALDMYLISRYEDCHRVLSSPQVRVPDHQWHDRILPDWRAHPAAVWCFTSLPFEGHASHARIRRLVNKAFTKRRVESLVPAIQQVVTGLLDTLEEQGSGDTVVDLQDVVGFRLPVAVIASLVGVPDTDLPRFRWVFGDILRVMDLVVDDATLARADAAMVEVRDYFTELLRYRREHPADDLASGLLAASDEDGDRLTEDELLSLVILLFTAGFETTTLTIGTGTYALLSDPGQYALLRDDPARAAGAVSEALRWDCALHRVIRVTDRPVQIGAVEVPGGSVIAPLLGSANRDPEVYENPDRFDIQRAGPRPLTFGGGAYVCLGNALAQTELEVYFAELSRRFPRLELAGEPERRRGYVRGLDTLPVTLGRPAVAPAVGAGPGTLSCPHHSAGPVG
- a CDS encoding amidohydrolase family protein produces the protein MIFDLLLTADAAWLGERTLAGPTAVGVRGSEIGWIGPSRDAPSAVTRTHVDGVLLPGLTDHHVHAAMIRPEQLLAAGVTTVLDLGWAPDEIWPLVDRARSDPALPHIRAAGPFLTAPGGYPSRQSWAPPRVAIEVEDPVSAIRAVESLVARRPATIKVTLNSEAGPVVDDATLNAVVGAARAHGIPVTAHTQGHGQTRRAYLAGVRVLAHTPWTEELDDSLVADLARDTTIVSTIDIHGWGEHTRDRRTALHNLRRFHSAGGTVRYGTDLGNGPLPIGVNIREIAALTDAGLSPVEILRAITGAPLRPGATADVSVVPADPTADPAVLGQAKAVLKAGRPVPARADGD